Part of the Zea mays cultivar B73 chromosome 4, Zm-B73-REFERENCE-NAM-5.0, whole genome shotgun sequence genome is shown below.
gtaagatgacgaacttcttcagaggcttcgtctatctgcctttgcagttcagctagcctggccatcttttccttcttcctctgcacctgttgatgaagcatctccatgtctctgatttcttggtctagctcatcctctagcggtgtcgggctgacagccttcctcttcttgcttcgggcctcccgaagggagacagtctcctgattggggtccagcggttgcagggctgcagccccagttgctgaagctttcttcggcgccatagcgaaggtttatgatcgccgaaggtatttaaaaactcaaagagtggaagtgagttcaccggaggtgggcgccaatgttggggacttgttctcaaatgcttcggcttaagaacaaggcaacacagaaaatgttaaacggtaaggtccttcgtccttcgaagcattatctcccttaggatataatgattttcggacgaaggttatgaagggtgcACCTTCATAAACTCAACATACAATGATGACAAATGAATCATATGAAATATGGAGggtaacataaacaatcatatattattattaacttatttttgcattattattataaagaaatagaaatgacatcaaattacaaatgtaccttcggcttggaaggaaatgaaagtacaagtgtgatgcaaaagcaagtgccaagtcagcgtgaacagtacgggggtactattcatctatttataggcacgggacacaactcatataaaattacatccatgccctttacatttggtagtaattctatagtaatccaccgaggtctgaatagccttttcatctttaagtcggtttccttttctgctaccacgccgaagctttcccgctcacatcttcggtactgtatcaaccttcgtattattttgggcttctcctactgtgatatcgactcgagtccgaagatacctgttcacacattatactccagagacactgttaaatcctgttttgaggaccttcggaagccgaaggcccccaacaacataagactaatatgtacgataagccattaggcatgtttgttggctcgaaccaccacctacaatgcacaatatttgggtttgctttactaggagacgagacagttgatacattcgagtgggtcttcaatacgttcaaaacatgcatgggatgTGACGGACCACGAGTGATGTTGACAGGTATGTTGTAATAAAATGGCTCGTAATTATTATGGCACGTACTATATGATATCATATTGGCTTGCATGATGTTATGTAAATTTATCTATTTCAGATCAAGACCCTGCCATGCCAATCGCACTTGGCAGAGTATTCCCAAACACAATACATCGATTGTGTTTGTGGCATGTGCAAAACAGGTATATGCCCCACTTGAATGAATTATATGCAAGATTTGAGGACATGGATTTCAAAAcaaggttccaatctataatacatcatccattGAATGAAATGGAGTTCGAGGCTGCCTAGCAAATGATGCTTGATGATTTCCAACTACACGAGAACAACACCCTTGCCAGATTATATGAAATACGCAAAGATTGGGTACCTGCATTTTTCAAAGGAGACTATTGTGGTCTTATGGTCTCTACACAACGAAGCGAGAGCATGAACAAGTTGGTGAAGAGTGCCCACGTGGATGCAAACACACCGCTTCATCAATTTGCAAAGCAAATGATGAAGCTCCTGCATAGTAGGAAGATGAAAGAGGCCAAAGAGGCACTAGGATGCATGGTAAGTGAAAAAAATAATAAACATATGTTTTATGCTATTAAAAACAAAACAGTATTAATACTATATTGTGTAATTTGCAGGGTCAAAAGGATACAACTACATTGTATATGTTTGAAATAAGAGTTGCAAGGGCATACACTAGAGCTGTGATGACAAGGTTTCAGGAGACAGTAAAATATGCAACTGCATACCGAATAGACCGTGATACAGAGGGTGAGGAACATGATTGGGTGGTGAAACATACTACAAGATCAAATAAAATTGTTTGGGGACAACACCAATTCAAGATAAGGGTTGATGTGGATGCCGGAAAGTATTCATGTGAGTGCAAGCATTGGGAGCATACAGGTATGTTATACTAAACGATTTTTTCTATATAAAATTATAAATTATTACGAATACATAGCTGTTTGCGATTAATATATGACATAATGTATGTTTAATCAATTATAGGTCTATTTTGTGTTCATCTTGTACGCGCTTTCATGCATCTACAAATTGAAAGGATCCCGAGTGAGTATATTTTGCAACGATACACATACTCCGCGCATCAAGATGTGGCTTTTTCAAGAGACGATAGGAATTTGAAAGGAAAAGATGGAGAAACTAGATCATatagacagaagatgttgcttaaaaaAGCAATGAAAGTAGTACACCATGCGAGTCTGTCTAAAGCTGGGAATGATAAAGCCCTAGAGATGATGGACGAATTATTAGGGTTATTGATGCGTGTGGAGCCTGATATAGGTACTGGTGAGAGTTGTGGCACAAGTGTTTGCGATGACATCCAGGTACGCACCTCGTGATGTTATGAATTTTGCATAATTACTTGTCGATAATGATCCATGATTGTAATGATGATATAGGTCGAAGCGTATGAAACAGAAGAAATGGCTATAGACAACTTACGCAAATTAGATGATGGGAACGAGGTATGGAACAAATCTTTATAATGTATTACATATACTGCTCTATAAGATTTGTGTCTTCACTGGACTTTGTATTTTTTCACAGGAAATTTTAATGGGCTCTAATACAAATGAATGCAATACTAAGGATGATCAATGTAATATGCAGATATTAACATTGGAACATAACACTGACATTCGGCTGGTTGATAGTACTTCTATGGATGTGGAAGCTAGAAAGGTGAAAACATTGCTACAATATATGATGACATACGTGAATATAAAATCTGACTTGATATCTTTGTTTTGTAGAAACTGGAATTTCATATGGAAGGTGTAAACTTAGCAAGACCAGATAAGGCCAAGCCTAAGGGAAGAACAATCAAAAGTAGTGAGCAACAAGTTTTAAAATTGGGTGCGAAAGGAGCTAAGAAGATGAGCAGGAAATGCCAGAAATGTGGCATAGCTGATGGTCACAACAGCCGTACGTGTTTAACTGTCGAGGATAATAGGGTTCGATTGGCTAACCTATCTAGACGTAAGCGAGGACGGCCTCCTGGTTCAAGGAACAAAATCATAGCTGCAGCCCCGCAATGGAATGAGACATCAACGTCGAAAAAACGAACGGTGGATGTAGGAGATGATGATTCATCTGGTAGAGAGTAGAAGACCATAAGATACAAATATTTCCTTGTGTAAATGTGATTCATGTGTTCATTTGACAAATTCCAGAAAGTATCATAAATATACTTGCAAACTGGCATAAACGTATGTGTAATTTGTCATAAGCTTTAACAGGTATGCAGCAAACTGACTGTACATAGACTTAGCATAGATATATGTGAAAAAATGCATAACTCTGCGTTGTGTAATGCATAAGATGGTTAGCCTGTGAACCATGACTGTACAAAAAATGACCCTGTTTGCAGTATATAACTCTGATAATGTATATAATAATGTATTGGCATATAATGATGAATATTGTATCATAAGTGTATGGACAAACATGCATAAGACTGACAATAATTATATCGTAAACTTCGGACAAAAAACATGCATACTTCGAGGTTATTGACATAACAATATTGTACAGGAACCTGGCAGAATCAAATGCAAGAAACACACATTACTATCAAACACAGTTTGGTACAATATTCCAGTTTAGAAATTAGCTGATCCCTAAAGTTGTCATTGACATAAACTAAGAAACGTCTACGGACTTTGCCCATAATATACACACATGACTGATCTGAAGTTTAGGGAACCATTGTATACAAAATTTATTACATGACCAAACTAAACTACATCCTTTAGACCTTGAATCTTTGGATGTCTTGGAGCAGCGATAATGCTTTGTTCTTCGGGTGGAATGTGATATAATGCAGCGCAAGAGACAGTATCTCACTGGTGTTGCCCTGCAATACAAAAACACTGAGTTAGTTATACCTCTATTCCATATGTTGCCTTGTGCCAACTATAGAATTAACTGGTAAATTTGTACGTACTGCTTCTATGTCTGACCGCAAAGATCCTTCGTCGCATTGATAAAATAGAATGAAACCCATGACATAAAACCCATAGTCATTGGATCCAGCTGCCATGTTAGGACAATCTGGGCACAAGTCAATTGTGAAGTTACCAAACTTGGGAAAGCATGTCCTGGGCCGTACATGTTGTATTGCGTTGTTTAATCTGCTCATAATAACCTTAGCCCATGGTAACTTTCTGCCACCTGAGCCCAAATGTGCAAAATGATAGTCCTTCCATGTAGTTCCACCAAGTGTTGGTCCATATGGGTTGGAATCTAAAATATGAATGCACTTCTTGACCTTGTTGACAACATACAATGTCCAATGCCCCCTGCTTACCATGGGGACCATGATCTGACCGTGTAAAAAAAGCATAAAATTAACAGGGTAACTTACAAAAGCATAACAATGTGATATGTTCCATTTAAAAGAAATTATGTTTGGATTATGAAATACGATTGTTACCGCTTTGCATTGGTCCAATTCATCTGTCTCAGGCAATGAATTGTCTAGAAGTGTGTGGAGTACAGATTCATCAAAAGGTTGAGGGTTGCGACTGTGTCGTTCCTGTTCCTCAAAGTTGAGTAGTGACTGCAATAAACGATATAAATGGAGTGAGTGTACTTGGGTTCATCTAATTTGTATATGAAAATGGTGTATGTAAGTTACGATAGTTTACCCCAACATTAACATCAAGAATCAAACTGTTCGAACTCATGGAAGTCTGCTGATTTTTTGCATCATCAATAACACATTGGATGAAACACTGCATGAATACATTGTCGAGACACTTCCCATCGGCAAAAGATTCATATATGTCAGAACATGTCGCTGAATATTCACCATGATCTATTATGGTCCTGGTGAATTTTTTATATCAATTAGAGAGGTCGCGTAAAACTACCAGCATATAAACAGATTTAGATTTAGTATGAACTTCATACCTGCCGGTGTCAGATTGCAGACCACACAAATATTCGCGTAGAGCTAACACAGTTTGCATCTCCGAATCAAGAGAAGTCTGGCCAACCTGTGGAGTGTTTGTAGCTGGATCGGTTTCAACATAAACCTAAAAATATATATGAAAATATACATAAAATCTGTGAACAATTTTGACAACTATAAAGAAAATGAAAATTACTGAGCTAACATTACTGATACAGATCAAGAGACAGAAATATTCTTGCAAACTGCATAAATGTATGTGTAATTTATCATAGGCAGCTAACAGTTATGTAAAAACTGTATGCACATCTACTTAGCATACATGTATGTGTAAATATGCATAACACTGATTTGTatgatgcataacctatttagacTGTGAAGCATGACTGTACAAAATCTGTGAACAGTTGAAAACTACAAAGAAAATGTAAATTACTGAGCTGACATGTtcagatggagtctgatcaaaGCATGGCCCACTGTCAGGCAAGTCTGTTTCTGCCGCTTGTTGTACGCCGCCAGTAGACTAACAATGATGGTATAAATGGATTACAAATTTAGTAAACTGCTAATGAGAATATAGAAAAACCACGAGGGGGTTTAATCCTACCTTGATTTGCGGAGTCGCATCAAATATCGGCGCGTCAGGATCCATGTGTGGTGTTGCTTTAGGAGTGACGTTTGTATTGGTCGGCATGTTCTTGCCACCGTCACCATGTTTACCCTGAAAAATTGTAATGGTTATATGCTATTTACATAAAACGATGAATACAACCCTTTAATGAAAAAATACAATTAATAAGAAAAATATTACCACTGAGGTTGTAGGTGTTTTGTTCTGTTTCGTTATATTTGTATGAACCAGTGGATCAATATCAGCTTCATCGGGGAAACTTTCTAATAGTACACGAATATGTTGTTGCCTTAACAGTAATTCATGTACCTGTGTGTCTGTAAACTGCGTATCCTGCTGAGAAACTGGAGTAGACATATCGGGTACAGTTGGGGGGCCGGACACGTACATCCTTCTGTACGTGTCATGTAAACAAAAAAACATTGTTTAAAATAATGGCATCAAAACGATATCGATATATGATTGCATAACTTTTTTATATTGACGTAAATACATTAAACTGACTAACCAGCTGTCTGGGGAAGAATATCATCTGATTTTGATGTGGTTTTCTGCACATCATAAGCATCTTCGTTGTCACCCGCCTCAGCCCGGAGGACCTCATCAATTAACTCGCCAAAAACATCAGATAGATTGTATTGTTTCTCAATAATCTGCTGAAGAGTCTGTTTAATAACTGAACACGCCTTACCAACCTCCGCATCAAAATGTGACAGCTTCTCTATGAAACCCAGGCGGTGGCGGGATGGAAGCTGATTCAGCTTGCTTGATATCAAATCCCTGATGAGCGGGAGTTCGATGTGAATTGAGTGATGTCCAGATGGGTTAGGACGAGGTACATCAAAAGTGTTGGTCCTGGTCTTATGCTGTTGTAAATTGAAAATTATTAAGTAAATGTATAGCATATCACTGAATATTATGTTGAAATTCTATGACAAACAAATATATAAATAGAATCATGCCTTGAATTGTGCTTCAACGGGTGGTACAGTTGTGTAGCAGGTCTCTGAGGAGCTTCGGAACTAAAAAAGGCGTGAAAGATGGAGTAAAACTT
Proteins encoded:
- the LOC103654850 gene encoding protein FAR1-RELATED SEQUENCE 5-like, with product MMLDDFQLHENNTLARLYEIRKDWVPAFFKGDYCGLMVSTQRSESMNKLVKSAHVDANTPLHQFAKQMMKLLHSRKMKEAKEALGCMGQKDTTTLYMFEIRVARAYTRAVMTRFQETVKYATAYRIDRDTEGEEHDWVVKHTTRSNKIVWGQHQFKIRVDVDAGKYSCECKHWEHTGLFCVHLVRAFMHLQIERIPSEYILQRYTYSAHQDVAFSRDDRNLKGKDGETRSYRQKMLLKKAMKVVHHASLSKAGNDKALEMMDELLGLLMRVEPDIGTGESCGTSVCDDIQVEAYETEEMAIDNLRKLDDGNEEILMGSNTNECNTKDDQCNMQILTLEHNTDIRLVDSTSMDVEARKKLEFHMEGVNLARPDKAKPKGRTIKSSEQQVLKLGAKGAKKMSRKCQKCGIADGHNSRMQQTDCT